One Yimella lutea DNA window includes the following coding sequences:
- a CDS encoding TetR/AcrR family transcriptional regulator — MTSTTQAPHRSNPVPGGRREAAKSRKRAAILVAAQAQLAEHGYDRMTVAHVAQDAGIAIGTLFTYAATKAELLMMVTADRWSDFVPLTIQSAPPGDPVRALRHLLAPFVDIALREPATTVAVARELLFGQPGPHRQAVLSLVADLEAAMARLLAEAGSTRAAEAATMLFAGVLFEANRARDRRIIRADDMDERVERLIEACLPRNESSTHA, encoded by the coding sequence GTGACGTCGACTACACAGGCCCCGCATCGAAGTAACCCAGTTCCGGGTGGGCGCCGTGAAGCAGCGAAGTCCCGCAAGCGTGCCGCGATCCTTGTCGCTGCGCAGGCGCAGCTCGCCGAACACGGTTACGACCGGATGACCGTCGCCCACGTCGCACAGGACGCCGGCATCGCTATCGGAACCTTGTTCACGTACGCCGCCACGAAGGCTGAACTCTTGATGATGGTCACCGCCGACCGCTGGTCGGACTTCGTACCTTTGACGATCCAGTCGGCACCGCCAGGCGATCCTGTACGTGCGCTGCGACACCTGCTCGCACCATTCGTCGACATCGCACTGCGTGAGCCGGCGACAACGGTCGCCGTGGCCCGAGAACTCCTGTTCGGCCAGCCCGGCCCCCACCGCCAAGCCGTGCTCTCCCTCGTCGCCGATCTTGAAGCGGCGATGGCCCGCTTACTTGCTGAAGCCGGAAGCACACGAGCCGCCGAGGCAGCCACCATGCTGTTCGCGGGTGTCCTGTTCGAAGCCAACCGGGCACGCGACCGGCGAATCATCCGCGCCGACGACATGGACGAACGGGTCGAACGTCTCATCGAAGCCTGCCTGCCCCGCAACGAATCGAGCACCCATGCCTGA
- a CDS encoding acyl-CoA thioesterase: MTSSGDTPDLDAVADLLDVLDLKHEGTTRFGPLDASTDPDDNHSHEMDLYVGRSQETPHKRAFGGQVLAQSVMAAGLSIRANAGLDERPIHSLHAYFIRPGDSLKPISFAVENLRDGRSFSVRRVYAMQNGQTLLSATLSFQVPAEGLEHQSEMPSVPEPDRVRTTPQELEGIDHPVADHWRSRSIDVRTVEGALFFQPGRQKYAAQNVWMKTITQLPEDPLIHAAVMAYASDYTLLESVLRKHGLVWSDPRLRAASLDHSMWFHRPGRIDEWLLYQQESPSASGGRGLGMGRLYGIDGTLLCTVAQEGMLRLKQD, translated from the coding sequence GTGACTTCTTCCGGCGACACCCCTGACCTCGACGCCGTCGCGGACCTGCTCGATGTACTCGACCTCAAGCACGAGGGAACCACGCGCTTCGGCCCGCTGGACGCGTCCACCGACCCGGACGACAACCACAGCCACGAGATGGACTTGTACGTCGGTCGCAGCCAGGAGACCCCACACAAGCGTGCATTCGGCGGTCAGGTGCTGGCTCAGTCGGTCATGGCCGCGGGTCTCTCCATCCGCGCGAACGCCGGGCTCGACGAGCGCCCCATCCACTCCCTGCACGCCTACTTCATCCGCCCGGGTGACTCGCTCAAGCCGATCAGTTTCGCCGTCGAGAACTTGCGCGACGGGCGGTCGTTCTCGGTCCGCCGGGTGTACGCGATGCAGAACGGTCAGACGTTGCTGTCGGCGACCTTGTCCTTCCAGGTGCCGGCCGAGGGGCTGGAACATCAGTCGGAGATGCCATCGGTGCCTGAACCCGACCGGGTGCGCACCACGCCGCAGGAGCTCGAGGGCATCGACCACCCGGTGGCCGACCACTGGCGCAGTCGCTCGATCGATGTCCGCACCGTCGAGGGGGCGCTGTTCTTCCAACCGGGCCGACAGAAGTACGCGGCGCAGAACGTCTGGATGAAGACGATCACGCAGTTGCCAGAGGACCCGCTGATCCACGCCGCCGTGATGGCGTATGCCTCCGACTACACGCTGCTCGAGTCGGTGCTTCGCAAGCACGGTTTGGTGTGGTCGGACCCGCGCCTGCGCGCAGCCAGCCTGGACCACTCGATGTGGTTCCACCGTCCCGGGCGAATCGACGAATGGCTGCTCTACCAGCAGGAGTCGCCGTCGGCCTCCGGTGGGCGCGGCTTGGGCATGGGTCGTCTCTACGGTATCGACGGGACGCTGCTATGCACGGTCGCGCAGGAGGGCATGTTGCGCCTGAAACAGGACTGA
- a CDS encoding acyl-CoA thioesterase — protein MPKRPYYIDVPLRWSDMDANRHVNNVQYLRLLEEARVLGMRDWFGDLGHDKQPLLVARSEIDYLQQLPYRGPTITIAMWVSRIAGASFDLAYEVLSCRDEDATVYARSEGTLVTFDVETQRPTRISPEMRADLEKFFGDPVPMKRRTR, from the coding sequence ATGCCGAAACGTCCGTACTACATCGACGTGCCGTTGCGCTGGTCCGACATGGACGCCAACCGCCACGTCAACAACGTCCAGTACCTCCGCCTGCTGGAGGAGGCGCGTGTGCTCGGCATGCGCGACTGGTTCGGCGATCTCGGCCACGACAAGCAGCCGTTGCTGGTGGCGCGCAGCGAGATCGACTACCTGCAGCAGCTGCCGTACCGCGGTCCGACGATCACCATCGCGATGTGGGTGTCGCGTATCGCGGGTGCCTCGTTCGACCTCGCCTACGAGGTGCTCTCCTGCCGCGACGAAGACGCAACCGTGTATGCCCGCTCGGAGGGAACGCTGGTCACCTTCGACGTCGAGACCCAGCGACCCACCCGCATTTCGCCCGAGATGCGCGCCGACCTGGAGAAATTCTTCGGTGATCCGGTGCCGATGAAGCGCCGCACCCGATGA
- a CDS encoding glycoside hydrolase family 13 protein, producing the protein MTVTSAKLDLSQTGTTLHRGATDSAWWRSAVIYQIYPRSWADAKGGGVGDLKGITSRLPYLHDLGIDAVWLSPFYTSPQADAGYDVADYRDIDPIFGTLDDAKSLVTQAHSLGLRIIVDLVPNHSSDEHEWFKAALAAEPGSPERDLYMFREGKGENGEEPPNNWQSVFGGPAWTRVTEADGQPGQWYLHLFDPKQPDFNWQNPRVREEFESILKFWLDIGVDGFRVDVAHGLIKQEGLPDWTGAMNMLDLTDMEKQHPPMWDQDGVHEIYRDWRAILDSYNTTGDDSKDRIMCAEAWVDPPSRAAAFVRPDEFHQAFNFDFLQGAWRAEDLREVIEKSYAANDSVGAPTTWVLSNHDVVRHASRLGLPIGRPRPNGIGADDEQPDAVVGLRRARAATTLMLALPGGSYLYQGEELGLPDHTSMPDEFRQDPTFARTGGKELGRDGCRVPMAWEKDSPAFGFNTTGETWLPQPEVYGSLAVDQQDGVEDSTLELYRTLLRIRRERDLGEGSIVELDSPADTVVFRVECRAEQTYVAVNLGSDPFELSSGATVLVSSEPGVTTTLPTDTAVWFTA; encoded by the coding sequence ATGACCGTGACTTCCGCCAAACTCGACCTGTCTCAGACCGGCACCACCCTGCACCGCGGTGCCACCGATTCCGCTTGGTGGCGCAGCGCGGTGATCTACCAGATCTACCCCCGCTCCTGGGCCGACGCCAAGGGCGGTGGCGTCGGTGACCTGAAGGGGATCACCTCGCGCCTGCCCTACCTGCATGATCTGGGTATCGACGCCGTCTGGCTGTCGCCGTTTTACACCTCCCCCCAGGCGGACGCCGGCTACGACGTCGCCGACTACCGCGACATCGACCCGATCTTCGGTACGCTCGACGACGCGAAGAGCCTTGTCACCCAAGCACACTCGCTCGGCCTACGAATCATCGTCGACCTTGTGCCGAACCACTCGTCCGACGAGCACGAGTGGTTCAAGGCCGCGTTGGCCGCAGAGCCGGGCTCCCCCGAGCGCGATCTCTACATGTTCCGCGAGGGCAAGGGCGAGAACGGAGAAGAGCCGCCGAACAACTGGCAGAGCGTCTTCGGTGGGCCGGCCTGGACCCGTGTCACCGAGGCCGACGGACAGCCCGGGCAGTGGTACCTGCACCTGTTCGACCCCAAGCAACCCGACTTCAACTGGCAGAACCCGCGCGTGCGCGAGGAGTTCGAGTCGATCCTGAAGTTCTGGCTCGACATCGGCGTCGACGGCTTCCGGGTGGATGTGGCGCACGGCCTCATCAAGCAAGAGGGTCTGCCCGACTGGACCGGCGCGATGAACATGCTCGACCTGACCGACATGGAGAAGCAGCACCCGCCGATGTGGGACCAGGACGGCGTCCACGAGATCTACCGCGACTGGCGCGCGATCCTCGACTCGTACAACACGACCGGGGACGACTCCAAGGACCGCATCATGTGTGCCGAGGCCTGGGTCGACCCGCCCTCGCGCGCGGCTGCCTTCGTCCGCCCGGACGAGTTCCACCAGGCCTTCAACTTCGACTTCCTGCAGGGTGCCTGGCGCGCCGAGGACCTGCGCGAGGTGATCGAGAAGTCGTACGCGGCGAACGACAGCGTCGGCGCACCCACCACCTGGGTGCTGTCCAACCACGACGTCGTGCGTCACGCCAGTCGCCTAGGTCTGCCGATCGGGCGCCCGCGTCCGAACGGGATCGGTGCCGATGACGAGCAGCCGGACGCGGTTGTCGGTCTGCGCCGGGCGCGCGCCGCGACGACGCTCATGCTGGCCCTGCCGGGCGGCTCGTACCTGTACCAGGGTGAGGAACTCGGCCTGCCCGACCACACCTCGATGCCGGACGAGTTCCGTCAGGATCCGACCTTCGCGCGGACCGGGGGCAAGGAACTTGGCCGCGACGGCTGCCGCGTCCCGATGGCCTGGGAGAAGGACTCACCCGCGTTCGGCTTCAACACCACCGGTGAGACCTGGCTGCCGCAGCCGGAGGTCTACGGATCGTTGGCCGTCGACCAGCAGGACGGCGTAGAGGACTCCACCTTGGAGCTTTACCGCACGCTGCTGCGTATCCGTCGCGAGCGGGACCTGGGTGAGGGTTCGATCGTGGAGCTCGACTCCCCCGCCGACACAGTCGTGTTCCGTGTCGAGTGCCGCGCCGAGCAGACCTACGTCGCCGTCAACCTAGGCTCTGATCCGTTCGAACTCTCTTCTGGCGCAACGGTTCTGGTGTCCAGCGAGCCTGGCGTGACGACCACTCTGCCTACGGACACGGCGGTCTGGTTCACCGCCTGA
- a CDS encoding globin — translation MTEQTTYYELMGGEATFHKLVHEFYKGVADDPELRAMYPEEDLGPAEVRLRMFLEQYWGGPTTYSQQRGHPRLRMRHMPFVITPAQRDRWLLHMMNAVDTLDLEPALENLLRDYLTRAAYSLVNAPEDRPDVTGLSQA, via the coding sequence TACTACGAACTCATGGGTGGCGAAGCCACCTTCCACAAGCTCGTGCACGAGTTCTACAAGGGTGTCGCGGACGACCCGGAGTTGCGCGCGATGTACCCCGAGGAGGATCTCGGCCCCGCCGAGGTGCGGCTGCGCATGTTCCTCGAACAGTATTGGGGCGGTCCCACCACCTACTCGCAGCAGCGCGGCCACCCACGGCTTCGGATGCGGCACATGCCGTTCGTGATCACTCCGGCCCAGCGCGACCGCTGGTTGCTGCACATGATGAACGCGGTCGACACGCTCGACCTCGAACCCGCACTGGAGAACCTGCTGCGCGATTACCTCACGCGGGCCGCCTACTCCCTGGTGAACGCACCCGAGGATCGCCCGGACGTCACCGGCCTTTCCCAGGCCTGA